The following coding sequences lie in one Phycicoccus duodecadis genomic window:
- a CDS encoding MOSC domain-containing protein, protein MTVRLEAVGLHPVKSTAVRPVLQARVERWGLRGDRRWMLALPDGECLTAREDHGMLMLTADTPDTDAGLGCALRLRAPGHDALELDEPDGDAVPVTVHGRALTATPAPEHAHAWVRAALRRDDLRLVHVASPRPLNPQYSAPGDATAFADGYPLTLASTASLARLRDWVAETALERGEEPPVLEMARFRPNLVVDGDLTPFEEDDWRGVTVGAVTFSVAKPVDRCVMTTLDPATGRGGREPIRTLAHHRRWDGATWFAVQLVPRSVGDVRVGDEVVPSR, encoded by the coding sequence ATGACGGTGCGTCTCGAGGCCGTCGGCCTGCACCCCGTCAAGAGCACCGCGGTGCGGCCGGTGCTGCAGGCGCGGGTCGAGCGCTGGGGGCTGCGCGGCGACCGGCGCTGGATGCTCGCGCTGCCCGACGGCGAGTGCCTCACCGCCCGCGAGGACCACGGGATGCTCATGCTGACCGCTGACACCCCGGACACCGACGCCGGGCTGGGGTGCGCCCTGCGGCTGCGCGCCCCGGGCCACGACGCCCTCGAGCTCGACGAGCCGGACGGCGACGCGGTGCCCGTCACCGTCCACGGCCGCGCGCTCACGGCCACCCCGGCCCCGGAGCACGCCCACGCCTGGGTCCGTGCGGCGCTGCGCCGGGACGACCTCCGGCTGGTGCACGTCGCCTCGCCGCGCCCGCTCAACCCGCAGTACTCCGCCCCCGGTGACGCCACAGCCTTCGCCGACGGCTACCCGCTCACGCTGGCGTCCACGGCGTCCCTGGCCCGGCTGCGCGACTGGGTCGCCGAGACCGCGCTCGAGCGCGGCGAGGAGCCCCCGGTCCTCGAGATGGCGCGGTTCCGCCCGAACCTCGTGGTCGACGGCGACCTCACCCCCTTCGAGGAGGACGACTGGCGCGGCGTCACCGTCGGCGCCGTCACCTTCAGCGTCGCCAAGCCGGTCGACCGCTGCGTCATGACCACCCTCGACCCGGCCACCGGCCGCGGCGGCCGCGAGCCCATCCGCACCCTGGCCCACCACCGCCGCTGGGACGGCGCCACCTGGTTCGCCGTGCAGCTGGTCCCCCGCTCCGTCGGCGACGTCCGGGTCGGTGACGAGGTCGTACCCTCCCGGTAG
- the xseA gene encoding exodeoxyribonuclease VII large subunit, which produces MSTPARPTLPERAADTSAEHPWPVRLLSMKIGEYVEKMSVLWVEGQVVQLTRRPGARTAFLTLRDPDVDMSLSCSVHVNALDAMPGPLAEGARVVVQAKPSFWTQRGSLVMDARQIRPVGVGELLARLEYLKRHLAQEGLFDRDRKQPLPFLPRRIGLVCGRASAAEKDVVENTLRRWPAARFEIRQVAVQGNGAVAEVTAALQELDAHPEVDVVVIARGGGGVEDLLPFSNETMLRAVAAARTPVVSAIGHDVDTPLLDLVADHRASTPTDAAKAIVPDAEAERRGVDTARERGRRALAGRVHHERRRLTELTSRPVLADKGAFLRVQREVVSALRGRAHQRVEAVVHRQRDQVAHLRAQARTLSPQSTLDRGYAVVSRVSGEVVTDPADLSPAEPLRVRVSRGDFGVTVAGAVG; this is translated from the coding sequence ATGAGCACGCCGGCCCGCCCCACACTCCCCGAGCGCGCCGCCGACACCAGTGCCGAGCATCCCTGGCCGGTGCGCCTGCTGTCGATGAAGATCGGCGAGTACGTCGAGAAGATGTCGGTGCTGTGGGTCGAGGGACAGGTCGTCCAGCTCACCCGCCGGCCCGGGGCCCGCACCGCCTTTCTGACCCTGCGAGACCCCGACGTCGACATGAGCCTGTCGTGCTCGGTGCACGTCAACGCCCTGGACGCGATGCCGGGGCCCCTCGCCGAGGGCGCCCGGGTCGTCGTCCAGGCCAAGCCGTCGTTCTGGACCCAGCGCGGGTCGCTCGTGATGGACGCGCGCCAGATCCGGCCGGTCGGCGTGGGCGAGCTGCTGGCACGCCTCGAGTACCTCAAGCGACACCTGGCGCAGGAGGGCCTCTTCGACCGCGACCGCAAGCAGCCGCTGCCGTTCCTGCCGCGCCGCATCGGGCTGGTGTGCGGGCGCGCCAGTGCAGCCGAGAAGGACGTCGTCGAGAACACCCTCCGCCGCTGGCCGGCGGCCCGCTTCGAGATCCGCCAGGTCGCGGTGCAGGGCAACGGCGCCGTGGCCGAGGTGACCGCCGCCCTCCAGGAGCTCGACGCGCATCCCGAGGTCGACGTCGTGGTCATCGCCCGCGGCGGCGGCGGGGTCGAGGACCTCCTGCCGTTCTCCAACGAGACGATGCTGCGGGCGGTCGCCGCGGCCCGCACGCCCGTGGTCAGCGCCATCGGGCACGACGTCGACACGCCCCTCCTCGACCTCGTGGCCGACCACCGCGCGTCCACCCCCACCGACGCCGCGAAGGCCATCGTGCCCGACGCCGAGGCCGAGCGCCGGGGGGTCGACACGGCGCGCGAGCGGGGACGGCGGGCGCTGGCGGGCCGCGTGCACCACGAGCGGCGCCGGCTGACCGAGCTCACCTCGCGCCCGGTCCTCGCCGACAAGGGCGCCTTCCTCCGGGTGCAGCGGGAGGTCGTCTCCGCCCTGCGGGGACGCGCGCACCAGCGGGTCGAGGCGGTGGTCCACCGCCAGCGCGACCAGGTCGCGCACCTGCGGGCCCAGGCCCGCACCCTCTCCCCCCAGTCGACCCTCGACCGCGGCTACGCGGTGGTCTCGCGGGTCTCCGGGGAGGTCGTCACCGATCCCGCGGACCTCTCCCCCGCTGAGCCGCTACGGGTCCGGGTGTCGCGGGGCGACTTCGGGGTCACGGTGGCCGGGGCGGTCGGGTAG
- a CDS encoding fumarate hydratase: protein MTEFAYEDMLPVEADETPYRLLTTEGVEVVDGPGGRRFLQVAPEALRLLTETAMHDIAHYLRPAHLQQLANILDDPEASNNDKFVALDLLKNANIAAGGVLPMCQDTGTAIVMGKRGQHVLTEGTDEEALSRGVYDAYTRLNLRYSQMAPVTMWEERNTGSNLPAQVELYADTAPGHETTYKFLFMAKGGGSANKSFLFQETKAILNPEAMMRFLDEKLRSLGTAACPPYHLAIVIGGTSAEFALKTAKYASAKYLDQLPKQGDPVTAHGFRDTELEEQVLELTRQLGIGAQFGGKYFCHDVRVVRLPRHGASLPVAIAVSCSADRQVLGRITPEGVFIEQLETDPARFLPEQTPAALDDAQGVGGTGAGAVVAIDLNRPMDEILAELTQHPVKTRLSLTGPLVVARDIAHAKIKERLDAGEEMPQYLKDHPVYYAGPAKTPEGMPSGSFGPTTAGRMDSYVDQFQAAGGSLVMLAKGNRSRQVTDACQAHGGFYLGSIGGPAARLAQDCIRSVEVLEYPELGMEAVWKIEVEDFPAFIVVDDKGEDFFAGVTKPVAFTIEKRTGLV from the coding sequence ATGACCGAGTTCGCCTACGAGGACATGCTGCCGGTGGAGGCCGACGAGACCCCATACCGCCTCCTCACCACCGAGGGCGTCGAGGTCGTCGACGGCCCCGGCGGCCGCCGCTTCCTCCAGGTGGCGCCCGAGGCGCTGCGGCTGCTCACCGAGACCGCGATGCACGACATCGCCCACTACCTGCGCCCCGCCCACCTGCAGCAGCTCGCGAACATCCTCGACGACCCCGAGGCCAGCAACAACGACAAGTTCGTCGCCCTGGACCTGCTGAAGAACGCCAACATCGCAGCGGGCGGCGTCCTCCCGATGTGCCAGGACACCGGCACCGCCATCGTGATGGGCAAGCGCGGCCAGCACGTGCTCACCGAAGGCACCGACGAGGAGGCCCTCAGCCGGGGGGTCTACGACGCCTACACCCGCCTGAACCTGCGGTACTCGCAGATGGCCCCGGTCACGATGTGGGAGGAGCGCAACACCGGCTCCAACCTCCCGGCCCAGGTCGAGCTCTACGCCGACACCGCGCCCGGGCACGAGACCACCTACAAGTTCCTCTTCATGGCCAAGGGCGGCGGCAGCGCCAACAAGTCGTTCCTGTTCCAGGAGACCAAGGCCATCCTCAACCCCGAGGCGATGATGCGCTTCCTCGACGAGAAGCTGCGCAGCCTCGGCACCGCCGCCTGTCCGCCCTACCACCTGGCCATCGTCATCGGCGGCACCAGCGCTGAGTTCGCGCTCAAGACAGCCAAGTACGCCAGCGCCAAGTACCTCGACCAGCTCCCCAAGCAGGGCGACCCGGTCACCGCGCACGGCTTCCGCGACACCGAGCTCGAGGAGCAGGTCCTGGAGCTCACCCGCCAGCTCGGCATCGGCGCGCAGTTCGGCGGCAAGTACTTCTGCCACGACGTGCGCGTCGTGCGCCTCCCCCGCCACGGCGCATCGCTGCCGGTCGCCATCGCCGTCTCGTGCAGCGCCGACCGCCAGGTGCTCGGCCGGATCACCCCCGAGGGCGTGTTCATCGAGCAGCTCGAGACCGACCCCGCGCGCTTCCTGCCCGAGCAGACCCCGGCGGCCCTCGACGACGCCCAGGGCGTCGGCGGCACCGGGGCCGGAGCCGTGGTGGCCATCGACCTCAACCGTCCCATGGACGAGATCCTCGCCGAGCTCACGCAACATCCCGTCAAGACCCGGCTCTCGCTCACCGGCCCGCTGGTGGTCGCCCGCGACATCGCGCACGCGAAGATCAAGGAACGGCTCGACGCCGGTGAGGAGATGCCGCAGTACCTCAAGGACCACCCCGTCTACTACGCCGGCCCCGCCAAGACCCCCGAGGGGATGCCCTCGGGCTCGTTCGGCCCGACGACCGCCGGGCGGATGGACTCCTACGTCGACCAGTTCCAGGCGGCCGGCGGCTCGCTGGTCATGCTCGCCAAGGGCAACCGCAGCCGGCAGGTCACCGACGCCTGCCAGGCGCACGGCGGCTTCTACCTCGGGTCCATCGGCGGCCCCGCGGCCCGCCTGGCCCAGGACTGCATCCGCAGCGTCGAGGTGCTCGAGTACCCCGAGCTCGGCATGGAGGCCGTGTGGAAGATCGAGGTCGAGGACTTCCCGGCGTTCATCGTCGTCGACGACAAGGGCGAGGACTTCTTCGCGGGCGTGACCAAGCCCGTGGCGTTCACCATCGAGAAGAGGACGGGACTGGTATGA
- a CDS encoding beta-class carbonic anhydrase encodes MSTEQTPGFEDLLDANQRFAQTFDLAGFDGVARAGVAIVTCMDSRIDPLRMLGLRAGDAKIFRNPGGRVTPQALEALVLGVHLLGVERVLVIPHTRCAMSSASEEDLRRRVGESAGLDASWQRFSVVTDQVDALRQDVAAVRTHPLVGERALVGGFVYDVDTGLLTQHV; translated from the coding sequence ATGAGCACCGAGCAGACCCCCGGCTTCGAGGACCTCCTCGACGCCAACCAGCGGTTCGCGCAGACCTTCGACCTCGCCGGGTTCGACGGCGTGGCCCGGGCGGGCGTCGCCATCGTCACCTGCATGGACAGCCGCATCGACCCGCTGCGGATGCTCGGCCTGCGCGCCGGGGACGCCAAGATCTTCCGCAACCCCGGCGGCCGTGTCACCCCCCAGGCCCTCGAGGCGCTGGTGCTCGGCGTGCACCTGCTCGGGGTGGAGCGCGTCCTGGTCATCCCGCACACCCGGTGCGCGATGTCCTCGGCCTCCGAGGAGGACCTGCGCCGCCGGGTCGGCGAGTCCGCGGGGCTCGATGCCTCGTGGCAGCGCTTCAGCGTCGTCACCGACCAGGTCGACGCCCTGCGCCAGGACGTGGCCGCCGTGCGCACCCACCCGCTGGTCGGCGAGCGCGCCCTCGTCGGCGGTTTCGTCTACGACGTCGACACCGGCCTGCTGACCCAGCACGTATGA
- a CDS encoding carbohydrate kinase family protein — protein sequence MSPVPPVVVVGELLVDIVSHPDGSSAEHVGGSPANVAVGLARLGHDTHIACLVGTDTRGDRCIQHVEGGGVHLLPGSVTTAHPTSTALATIDERGAASYVFDLHWDLPPVQLPPGTAHLHTGSIATTLSPGEREVTAAVHRAREVGTVSYDPNVRPTIMGEVDTVRPRVEELVALADVVKCSEDDIEWLYPGRSASEVMARWTDLGAAFTVVTLGGAGVTWRVASGEEATETARVKDVVDTVGAGDSFMAGLVSGLLDAGLLGGPDARARLRSAGLADVAPAIDRALATSGVTVRRSGAYAPTREEIR from the coding sequence GTGAGCCCTGTGCCGCCCGTCGTCGTCGTGGGGGAGCTGCTCGTCGACATCGTCAGCCACCCCGACGGCTCCAGCGCCGAGCACGTGGGCGGCTCGCCCGCCAACGTGGCCGTGGGGCTGGCCCGGCTCGGCCACGACACCCACATCGCCTGCCTGGTCGGCACCGACACCCGCGGCGACCGGTGCATCCAGCACGTCGAGGGGGGCGGCGTGCACCTGCTCCCCGGCAGCGTCACCACCGCCCACCCCACCTCCACGGCGCTCGCCACCATCGACGAACGGGGCGCCGCGTCCTACGTCTTCGACCTGCACTGGGACCTGCCCCCCGTGCAGCTGCCCCCCGGCACCGCGCACCTGCACACCGGCTCGATCGCCACGACCCTCTCCCCCGGCGAGCGTGAGGTCACCGCGGCCGTGCACCGGGCCCGGGAGGTCGGCACCGTCAGCTACGACCCCAACGTGCGCCCGACGATCATGGGCGAGGTCGACACCGTCCGGCCGCGCGTCGAGGAGCTCGTCGCCCTGGCCGACGTCGTCAAGTGCTCCGAGGACGACATCGAGTGGCTCTACCCCGGCCGGAGCGCCTCGGAGGTGATGGCGCGCTGGACCGACCTCGGGGCCGCCTTCACCGTCGTCACCCTGGGCGGCGCCGGCGTCACCTGGCGGGTCGCGTCGGGCGAGGAGGCCACCGAGACCGCGCGGGTCAAGGACGTCGTCGACACCGTCGGCGCCGGCGACTCGTTCATGGCCGGGCTGGTGTCCGGCCTCCTCGACGCCGGCCTGCTCGGCGGCCCCGACGCCCGCGCCCGGCTGCGCTCCGCCGGCCTCGCCGACGTCGCGCCCGCCATCGACCGTGCCCTCGCCACGAGCGGGGTCACGGTGCGCCGTTCCGGCGCCTACGCCCCGACCCGGGAGGAGATCCGATGA
- the lhgO gene encoding L-2-hydroxyglutarate oxidase — protein sequence MSRRIVVVGGGVVGLAVAERVTRDEPAAVVTVIEKEDGWARHQTGRNSGVVHSGIYYPPGSAKARWCRAGATALLRLAADEGVPHAVTGKLVVATREAELARLAALHERGLANGLAVRRLGPDEAREYEPHVAALAALHVPETAVVDYPALCRALVRRLEARGARLMTGATVLAAHHGPAHTVVETTAGSVTADVVVNCAGLHADRVARRLGHESSVRIVPFRGEYRELTPEAAHLVRGLVYPVPDPELPFLGVHLTRGVDGHVHAGPNAVLALAREGYRRRDVDRDLLATLGDPGFWRLARRHWRSGATELRRSASPRRFGDSLRALVPALRDADLLPSPAGVRAQAVRRDGALVDDFLVERSGRCVHVLNAPSPAATASLEIARHVAGLLP from the coding sequence GTGAGCCGTCGCATCGTCGTCGTGGGCGGGGGTGTCGTCGGCCTCGCGGTCGCCGAGCGGGTCACCCGCGACGAGCCGGCCGCGGTCGTCACCGTCATCGAGAAGGAGGACGGCTGGGCGCGCCACCAGACCGGGCGCAACAGCGGCGTCGTGCACTCGGGTATCTACTACCCGCCGGGCAGCGCCAAGGCCCGATGGTGCCGGGCCGGCGCGACCGCCCTGCTGCGCCTGGCCGCCGACGAGGGCGTGCCGCACGCCGTCACCGGCAAGCTCGTCGTCGCGACCCGGGAGGCCGAGCTGGCCCGCCTGGCGGCGCTGCACGAGCGGGGCCTCGCGAACGGGCTGGCCGTGCGGCGGCTCGGGCCCGACGAGGCACGCGAGTACGAGCCCCACGTGGCCGCCCTCGCGGCGCTGCACGTGCCCGAGACCGCCGTCGTCGACTACCCGGCGCTCTGCCGGGCGCTGGTGCGCCGGCTCGAGGCACGAGGTGCCCGCCTGATGACGGGGGCCACCGTGCTGGCGGCCCATCACGGCCCGGCGCACACCGTGGTCGAGACCACCGCCGGCTCGGTGACGGCCGACGTCGTGGTCAACTGCGCCGGGCTGCACGCCGACCGGGTGGCGCGCCGGCTCGGCCACGAGTCGTCGGTGCGGATCGTGCCGTTCCGGGGCGAGTACCGCGAGCTCACGCCGGAGGCGGCCCACCTCGTGCGTGGCCTCGTCTACCCGGTGCCCGACCCCGAGCTGCCGTTCCTGGGGGTGCACCTGACCCGGGGCGTCGACGGCCACGTGCACGCCGGCCCGAACGCCGTCCTGGCCCTGGCCCGCGAGGGCTACCGCCGGCGGGACGTCGACCGCGACCTGCTCGCCACCCTGGGCGACCCGGGGTTCTGGCGGCTGGCGCGCCGGCACTGGCGCAGCGGCGCCACCGAGCTGCGGCGCTCGGCCTCTCCCCGGCGCTTCGGCGACAGCCTGCGCGCGCTGGTCCCGGCGCTGCGCGACGCCGACCTGCTCCCCTCCCCGGCCGGGGTGCGGGCCCAGGCCGTGCGGCGCGACGGCGCCCTCGTCGACGACTTCCTGGTCGAACGCTCGGGTCGGTGCGTGCACGTCCTCAACGCGCCCTCCCCCGCCGCCACCGCCTCGCTCGAGATCGCCCGGCACGTCGCCGGCCTCCTCCCGTGA
- a CDS encoding GH1 family beta-glucosidase has protein sequence MTTSAPTFPPGFLFGAATASYQIEGAVAEDGRSPSIWDTFSHTPGRTFGGDTGDVACDHYHRMPADVALMQELGLEAYRFSVAWPRIVPGGTGAVNAAGVAFYDRLVDTLLAAGIRPVVTLYHWDLPQALEDRGGWRTREVADWFAEYAAAVAGPLGDRVKHWTTLNEPWCSSMLSHAIGAHAPGRQDPLEGLVTAHHLMLAHGRAVPVIRQHCPDAQVSITLNPTQVHGPEDPTEADLDAVRRADNALNGVFFGPLFHGTYPEGMLEDVAHLTDGSFVHDGDLAEIAAPLDNLGVNNYFPTRVAATPQGAEPQGGLHLLPGCERVDEVAPRPPLTAMGWEQSPASHRLIVERSARESGLPVYVTENGSAWDDTVDADGQVHDPERVAYLMAHLGALADAVAAGTDVRGYFAWSLLDNFEWALGYDKRFGIVHVDYDTQVRTVKDSGHEYARVIAAHRDR, from the coding sequence ATGACGACGTCCGCGCCGACCTTCCCCCCCGGCTTCCTGTTCGGGGCCGCCACCGCGAGCTACCAGATCGAGGGCGCCGTGGCCGAGGACGGCCGCTCCCCCTCCATCTGGGACACGTTCTCGCACACCCCGGGCCGGACCTTCGGGGGCGACACCGGCGACGTCGCCTGCGACCACTACCACCGGATGCCGGCCGACGTCGCCCTGATGCAGGAGCTCGGCCTGGAGGCCTACCGCTTCTCGGTGGCCTGGCCGCGCATCGTCCCCGGCGGCACCGGCGCGGTCAACGCGGCCGGTGTCGCGTTCTACGACCGGCTCGTCGACACCCTCCTCGCCGCGGGCATCCGGCCCGTCGTCACGCTCTACCACTGGGACCTCCCGCAGGCGCTCGAGGACCGCGGCGGCTGGCGCACCCGCGAGGTCGCCGACTGGTTCGCCGAGTACGCCGCCGCCGTGGCCGGCCCCCTCGGCGACCGGGTGAAGCACTGGACCACCCTGAACGAGCCGTGGTGCTCCTCGATGCTCAGCCACGCCATCGGCGCCCACGCCCCCGGCCGCCAGGACCCGCTCGAGGGGCTGGTCACGGCCCACCACCTGATGCTCGCCCACGGCCGCGCCGTCCCCGTCATCCGCCAGCACTGCCCCGACGCGCAGGTCTCCATCACGCTCAACCCCACCCAGGTCCACGGGCCCGAGGACCCCACCGAGGCCGACCTCGACGCCGTGCGGCGCGCCGACAACGCCCTCAACGGGGTGTTCTTCGGGCCGCTGTTCCACGGCACCTACCCCGAGGGGATGCTGGAGGACGTCGCGCACCTCACCGACGGCTCGTTCGTGCACGACGGCGACCTGGCCGAGATCGCCGCCCCGCTCGACAACCTCGGGGTCAACAACTACTTCCCCACCCGCGTCGCGGCCACGCCCCAGGGCGCCGAGCCCCAGGGTGGCCTTCACCTGCTCCCCGGCTGCGAGCGGGTCGACGAGGTCGCGCCCCGCCCGCCGCTCACCGCGATGGGCTGGGAGCAGTCGCCCGCGAGCCACCGCCTCATCGTCGAGCGCTCGGCCCGCGAGAGCGGGCTGCCGGTGTACGTCACCGAGAACGGCTCGGCGTGGGACGACACGGTCGACGCCGACGGTCAGGTGCACGACCCCGAGCGCGTCGCCTACCTGATGGCGCACCTGGGCGCGCTGGCCGACGCCGTGGCGGCCGGCACCGACGTGCGCGGCTACTTCGCGTGGTCGCTGCTCGACAACTTCGAGTGGGCGCTCGGCTACGACAAGCGCTTCGGCATCGTGCACGTCGACTACGACACCCAGGTGCGCACCGTCAAGGACTCCGGGCACGAGTACGCCCGGGTCATCGCCGCGCACCGCGATCGCTGA
- a CDS encoding DUF4245 domain-containing protein — MSTPVAPKSRYSMGSVKNLVYSLLAVLGMVAVLVLIVPRVNTVGGPPVDIAAQAQDVRERTGWPIVVPEGLPAGWTPTSVRYVRVTDGFMTWHVGYRTPSGSFVAVEQTKDPSRAWVAAQTNRAPKEGTVEIAGRTWDEYVRDNKVQNSLLSVPPTGSGELATLVTGNASFDEMTTYVQALRPVR; from the coding sequence GTGAGCACGCCCGTGGCCCCGAAGAGCCGCTACTCGATGGGCTCGGTGAAGAACCTCGTGTACTCGCTGCTGGCGGTCCTGGGGATGGTCGCCGTCCTCGTCCTGATCGTGCCGCGGGTCAACACCGTGGGCGGGCCTCCCGTGGACATCGCCGCGCAGGCCCAGGACGTGCGCGAGCGGACCGGCTGGCCGATCGTCGTGCCCGAGGGGCTGCCGGCGGGCTGGACGCCGACCTCGGTGCGCTACGTGCGGGTCACCGACGGCTTCATGACCTGGCACGTGGGGTACCGCACGCCGTCCGGCAGCTTCGTGGCCGTCGAGCAGACCAAGGACCCGAGCCGCGCCTGGGTCGCGGCCCAGACCAACCGCGCGCCGAAGGAGGGCACGGTCGAGATCGCCGGGCGCACCTGGGACGAGTACGTGCGCGACAACAAGGTGCAGAACAGCCTGCTGTCGGTGCCGCCCACGGGCTCGGGCGAGCTGGCCACGCTGGTCACGGGGAACGCGAGCTTCGACGAGATGACCACCTACGTGCAGGCCCTGCGGCCGGTGCGCTGA
- a CDS encoding Ohr family peroxiredoxin, translated as MPHESVTKELYSIAATATGGRAGRTRSEDGVVDLPLGKPNPSNPVANPETLFAAGYAACYNGALTLIAQREGIDASGAETTANVHFGETESGFGLGVELTTTIPGVDAETAQSLADKAHEFCPYSKATRGNIDVTVVGKPA; from the coding sequence GTGCCGCACGAGTCCGTGACCAAGGAGCTGTACAGCATCGCCGCCACCGCCACCGGTGGTCGCGCCGGCCGCACCCGCAGCGAGGACGGCGTCGTCGACCTGCCGCTCGGCAAGCCCAACCCGTCCAACCCGGTCGCCAACCCCGAGACCCTCTTCGCCGCCGGCTACGCCGCCTGCTACAACGGCGCGCTGACCCTGATCGCGCAGCGCGAGGGCATCGACGCCTCGGGCGCCGAGACCACCGCGAACGTCCACTTCGGCGAGACCGAGTCCGGCTTCGGCCTGGGCGTCGAGCTCACGACCACCATCCCCGGCGTCGACGCCGAGACGGCGCAGAGCCTGGCCGACAAGGCCCACGAGTTCTGCCCCTACAGCAAGGCCACCCGCGGCAACATCGACGTCACCGTCGTCGGCAAGCCCGCCTGA
- a CDS encoding HNH endonuclease signature motif containing protein: protein MDRGQLSSRVAAVRAEVAALGRELAEHSRGLDAVECYELAGELQGVVNAAEGAQGVAAALGARVEVRLSGDGPVERVHPVGYVDQMAPSLVALEAGLTEGLAGRKVHLGAALGERFPRVRDRVLAGDVAAATAHKVVDACAGLDVVACGRVDAEVSGRLADLDPAQVTAHVRRVATRVAADQVAAQVAKTRRTRTVEVRPGPDGLTDVYALLPTATVAAAWAATEQLASEYRQVDDTLTLSEARADAFGDLLLRNVTVSASVTLGVPVVTDRPAPEPATVETIEVPWADDDTVIDAYTGEETRFGDLPPEAQRLFETTTMTVDPDPGPVLMAQVTPGFAVSGTQLPGLGWVDAATVANLLKTLPMDVARAVLDADTGTLASLTTSAYRPNKAMRDFVATRDGTCRMWGCLRRAEYTDLDHTRPWPHGATSPTDLACLCRRHHRLKQQGRWRPTLDPDGTLTWTSPSGKRRVTEPVHRILPAPDRSPLAAEAAPPPF, encoded by the coding sequence ATGGACAGGGGGCAGCTCAGCAGCCGCGTCGCGGCCGTGCGGGCGGAGGTCGCGGCGCTGGGGCGTGAGCTGGCCGAGCACAGCCGGGGCCTGGATGCCGTGGAGTGTTACGAGCTCGCCGGTGAGCTCCAAGGGGTGGTGAACGCCGCCGAGGGGGCCCAGGGTGTGGCGGCCGCGTTGGGGGCTCGGGTCGAGGTGCGGCTCTCGGGTGACGGGCCCGTCGAGCGGGTCCACCCGGTGGGGTACGTCGACCAGATGGCGCCCAGCCTCGTCGCTCTCGAAGCGGGCCTGACGGAGGGGCTGGCCGGGCGGAAGGTCCACCTCGGCGCAGCCCTCGGTGAGCGGTTCCCCCGGGTCCGTGACCGGGTCCTGGCCGGTGACGTGGCGGCCGCGACGGCCCACAAGGTGGTCGACGCGTGCGCGGGGCTGGACGTCGTGGCGTGCGGTCGGGTCGATGCCGAGGTGTCGGGTCGGTTGGCCGACCTGGACCCGGCGCAGGTGACCGCGCACGTCCGCCGCGTCGCGACGCGGGTGGCGGCCGACCAGGTCGCCGCGCAGGTCGCGAAGACCCGCCGCACCCGGACGGTGGAGGTGCGTCCGGGCCCGGACGGCCTGACCGACGTGTACGCGCTCCTCCCCACCGCGACCGTGGCCGCGGCCTGGGCGGCGACCGAGCAGCTCGCGTCCGAGTACCGGCAGGTCGACGACACCCTCACCCTGTCCGAGGCGCGGGCCGACGCGTTCGGGGACCTGCTCCTGCGCAACGTGACGGTCAGTGCCTCGGTCACCCTCGGGGTGCCGGTGGTCACCGACCGCCCCGCGCCCGAACCCGCAACCGTCGAGACCATCGAGGTCCCCTGGGCCGACGACGACACCGTCATCGACGCCTACACCGGGGAAGAGACCCGCTTCGGCGACCTCCCGCCGGAGGCGCAGCGGCTGTTCGAGACCACCACGATGACCGTCGACCCAGACCCGGGACCGGTGCTCATGGCCCAAGTCACGCCCGGGTTCGCCGTGTCCGGCACGCAGCTGCCCGGGCTGGGCTGGGTCGACGCCGCCACCGTCGCCAACCTCCTCAAGACCCTCCCGATGGACGTCGCCCGGGCCGTGCTGGACGCCGACACCGGCACCCTCGCCTCCCTCACCACCAGCGCCTACCGACCGAACAAGGCCATGCGCGACTTCGTGGCCACCCGCGACGGGACCTGCCGGATGTGGGGGTGCTTGAGACGCGCCGAGTACACCGACCTCGACCACACCAGACCCTGGCCCCACGGCGCCACCTCACCGACCGACCTGGCGTGCCTGTGCCGGCGGCACCACCGGCTGAAGCAGCAGGGCCGCTGGCGCCCCACCCTCGACCCCGACGGCACCCTCACCTGGACCTCACCATCGGGCAAGCGCCGCGTCACCGAACCGGTCCACCGCATCCTGCCGGCGCCGGATCGGTCCCCGCTCGCCGCCGAGGCGGCCCCTCCCCCCTTCTGA
- a CDS encoding exodeoxyribonuclease VII small subunit: protein MAKDTPAPAPTANADVAELGYEQARDELVDIVARLESGQVGLEESMTLWERGEALAARCGQWLDQAEERITTSGE, encoded by the coding sequence ATGGCGAAGGACACCCCGGCCCCGGCCCCCACCGCGAACGCGGACGTCGCCGAGCTCGGCTACGAGCAGGCGCGCGACGAGCTCGTCGACATCGTGGCGCGGCTCGAGAGCGGCCAGGTGGGGCTCGAGGAGAGCATGACGCTCTGGGAGCGGGGCGAGGCGCTGGCCGCCCGCTGCGGACAGTGGCTCGACCAGGCCGAGGAGCGCATCACGACCTCCGGCGAGTGA